The following coding sequences are from one Methanococcoides orientis window:
- the psmB gene encoding archaeal proteasome endopeptidase complex subunit beta: MDNDKHLKGTTTVGIVCSDGVVLATEQRATMGNFIASKTAKKIYQIDDLVGMTTAGSVGDAQQIVRVISVESKLFKMRRQESVTIKGIATLLSNLLSGQRYYPLMVQLLIGGFDKNGPAVYSLDALGGKIEETKAVSTGSGSPMAYGVLEDRYKEDMTVDEGVDLAIRALHNAMKRDSASGEGIDVVVITKDKYERLDQEEVKEKRKALY; this comes from the coding sequence ATGGATAATGATAAGCATTTAAAAGGCACAACTACTGTAGGTATAGTGTGCTCTGATGGAGTAGTCCTTGCTACTGAACAGAGAGCAACAATGGGGAATTTTATCGCCAGCAAGACTGCAAAGAAGATCTATCAGATCGATGACCTTGTGGGAATGACCACTGCAGGTTCTGTAGGCGATGCACAGCAGATCGTACGTGTCATTAGTGTAGAATCCAAGCTTTTCAAGATGCGCAGGCAGGAGTCAGTCACCATCAAAGGTATTGCGACACTTCTCTCTAATCTTTTGAGCGGACAGAGATATTATCCACTTATGGTTCAGTTGCTTATTGGCGGATTTGACAAGAACGGACCTGCAGTTTATTCATTGGATGCACTTGGAGGCAAGATCGAAGAGACAAAGGCAGTGTCAACAGGTTCAGGATCTCCGATGGCATATGGTGTTCTCGAGGACCGCTATAAAGAGGATATGACCGTAGATGAAGGAGTTGACCTTGCAATACGTGCTCTTCACAATGCAATGAAGAGGGATTCCGCTTCCGGAGAAGGTATTGACGTCGTTGTGATCACAAAGGACAAGTATGAAAGACTTGATCAGGAAGAGGTTAAGGAAAAACGTAAAGCTTTATATTGA
- a CDS encoding symporter small accessory protein — MLGIDDPQIWLAYVLCIVSALGCMVYGLLKWNEEEEDDF; from the coding sequence ATGTTAGGAATAGATGACCCACAGATCTGGCTCGCCTACGTACTTTGCATTGTAAGCGCTCTTGGTTGTATGGTTTATGGTCTTTTGAAATGGAATGAAGAAGAGGAGGATGACTTCTAA
- a CDS encoding HAD family hydrolase encodes MLNSLIFDADGVLMDSMPCHADAWVHTFSEVGIDIFRQDIYDIEGSNHAGVIKLIFKKAGREPDPEIIEKLRVRKRELFLKKKNIAPFDGMYDLLKKLKTDFHLAVVSGSDRPIVDSMINEFYPDIFEVTISGADVTNGKPDPEPYLKAMEILKVEKENCLVIENAPLGIDSAKNAGIYCVAVPTYVDAEKLKRADRIIQDHKQLIEFLSDIESPR; translated from the coding sequence ATGTTAAATTCACTGATATTTGACGCTGATGGGGTCCTTATGGATTCTATGCCATGTCATGCTGATGCCTGGGTACACACATTCTCTGAAGTTGGTATTGACATCTTCCGGCAAGATATCTATGATATTGAAGGTTCCAACCACGCAGGCGTCATAAAGCTCATATTCAAAAAGGCCGGTCGTGAACCAGATCCTGAAATTATCGAAAAGCTTCGGGTTCGAAAGCGTGAACTGTTCTTAAAAAAGAAGAATATAGCTCCTTTTGACGGCATGTACGATCTACTGAAGAAACTTAAAACCGATTTCCATCTTGCCGTGGTTTCCGGTTCAGATCGTCCGATCGTGGATAGTATGATAAATGAATTCTATCCGGACATCTTCGAAGTGACGATATCAGGTGCTGATGTTACCAATGGAAAACCAGATCCTGAACCTTATCTTAAGGCCATGGAAATATTAAAAGTAGAAAAAGAGAACTGCCTTGTGATCGAGAACGCACCTCTTGGCATAGATTCTGCAAAGAATGCAGGAATTTACTGTGTGGCAGTTCCAACCTATGTGGATGCTGAAAAACTTAAGAGAGCAGACCGGATAATTCAGGATCACAAACAATTAATTGAATTCCTGAGCGATATAGAATCGCCCAGGTAA
- a CDS encoding symporter small accessory protein, producing MLGIDDPQIWIAYVLCVVSALGCMVYGLLKWNEEEEL from the coding sequence ATGTTAGGAATAGATGACCCTCAGATCTGGATCGCTTACGTCCTTTGCGTTGTAAGCGCTCTTGGTTGTATGGTCTATGGTCTTTTAAAATGGAATGAAGAGGAGGAGCTCTAA
- a CDS encoding sodium:solute symporter family protein has translation MAVSIPLLGIVVLIYLMVVFWCGWLAYKRTKEVDDYMLAGRNVHPVILALSYGAAFISTSAIVGFGGAAAVLGMGLLWLAAMTIIVGIFVAFVLFGSRTRSMGANLKAVTFPELLGKRYQSRFIQGFSGAIIGLFMPLYAGIVLIGGARFVETTLGINYDVAVLILAIIVAAYVITGGLLAVMYTDALQGALMFIGMTVLLVLTYIKLGGVTEAHMALTNMAGLVPDSLAAGGHMGWTSMPAFGSPIWWTLISTLVLGVGIGVLAQPQLAVRFMTVNSKKSLNRAVFVGGPFILMMTGVAFIVGSLSNVYFFQTDGLIAIAAAGGNQDLIIPEYINSAMPDLFVIIFMVTLLAAAMSTMSSQYHTMGSAIGHDFYREFLMKGKSGQTVTMTRVGIFITIIASVILAYILPISIIARATAIFFGICAAAFLPMYAGALFWKRMTRQGAIASLLVGTFSSLFWLTFVHAKEAVPLGISQALFGMDTILTGTWTVVDPILVATPISAIVAIAVSLMTEPPSEEHLATCYKK, from the coding sequence ATGGCAGTGAGTATCCCCCTTCTCGGAATTGTTGTACTTATTTACCTGATGGTTGTTTTCTGGTGCGGCTGGCTTGCATACAAGCGTACCAAGGAAGTGGATGACTACATGCTGGCAGGAAGGAACGTGCATCCAGTCATTCTTGCCCTTTCCTACGGTGCTGCATTCATCAGCACATCGGCAATTGTAGGGTTTGGCGGTGCTGCCGCGGTCCTGGGAATGGGACTCTTGTGGCTTGCTGCCATGACTATAATTGTAGGGATCTTTGTTGCTTTCGTTTTATTCGGATCCAGAACCAGGAGTATGGGAGCTAATCTTAAGGCAGTCACTTTCCCCGAACTTCTGGGAAAGAGGTACCAATCCCGTTTCATACAAGGTTTTTCCGGAGCAATTATCGGGTTGTTCATGCCTCTTTACGCAGGAATTGTCCTGATCGGTGGAGCAAGATTTGTTGAAACCACTCTGGGGATCAATTATGATGTTGCAGTCCTGATCCTTGCGATCATTGTTGCAGCTTATGTTATTACAGGAGGATTACTTGCCGTCATGTACACCGATGCCTTGCAGGGAGCCCTGATGTTCATTGGTATGACCGTCCTTCTGGTTCTTACATATATTAAGCTCGGAGGCGTTACCGAGGCCCATATGGCACTTACCAACATGGCAGGTCTTGTACCCGATAGCCTGGCTGCAGGAGGACATATGGGATGGACCTCAATGCCAGCGTTTGGCTCACCTATCTGGTGGACACTTATTTCAACACTGGTGCTTGGCGTGGGTATCGGCGTTCTTGCACAGCCACAGCTTGCAGTACGTTTCATGACCGTGAACAGCAAGAAGTCGCTCAACAGGGCAGTCTTTGTGGGAGGACCTTTTATCCTTATGATGACAGGTGTCGCCTTTATCGTAGGTTCACTTTCCAACGTATATTTCTTCCAGACGGATGGCCTGATAGCCATCGCCGCAGCCGGTGGTAATCAGGATCTTATCATTCCTGAATATATCAACAGTGCCATGCCTGACCTGTTTGTAATTATATTCATGGTGACCCTTCTTGCAGCAGCAATGTCGACCATGAGTTCACAGTACCACACAATGGGAAGTGCGATTGGTCACGACTTCTATCGCGAGTTCCTTATGAAAGGAAAATCCGGGCAGACAGTAACTATGACAAGAGTGGGAATTTTCATTACCATTATTGCGAGTGTGATACTTGCATACATCCTGCCTATTAGCATAATTGCAAGAGCAACAGCAATATTCTTCGGAATTTGTGCAGCAGCTTTCCTGCCCATGTATGCAGGTGCTCTTTTCTGGAAGAGAATGACCCGTCAGGGTGCAATTGCAAGTCTTCTGGTCGGTACATTCAGCAGCCTTTTCTGGCTGACATTTGTCCACGCAAAAGAGGCAGTACCACTGGGCATTTCACAGGCACTTTTCGGTATGGATACGATCCTGACCGGGACCTGGACAGTTGTTGACCCGATACTGGTGGCCACTCCTATTTCAGCCATTGTGGCCATTGCGGTCAGCCTGATGACAGAACCACCATCGGAAGAACATCTTGCGACCTGCTATAAAAAATAA
- a CDS encoding sodium:solute symporter family protein — MAVSTPLLGVIVLVYLMIIFYLGLLGYKKTKQIDDYMVAGRTIHPYILALSYGATFISTSAIVGFGGAAGALGMGLLWLAVMNIIVGIFIAFVIFGKRTRSIGARLNAVTFPELLGKRFQSRFIQGFSGALIGVFMPLYAGIVLIGGARFVETTLGVNYDIAVLILTIIVAAYVITGGLIAVMYTDALQGAFMFVGMIILLALTYVKLGGVTAAHEALSGMSSLVPESLAAGGHLGWTAMPAFGTPIWWTLISTLVLGVGIGVLAQPQLAVRFMTVENDKALNRAVFVGGPFILMMTGVAFTVGALSNVYFQKTQGLISVAAAKGNTDLIMPEYINGAMPELFVVLFMLTLLAAAMSTLSSQFHTMGTAIGHDLYREYIKKGEIGNTVNITRLGIAVTILASVILAYILPISIIARATAIFFGLCAAAFLPMYIGALFWKRMTKEGAIASMLVGTVSSLFWLTFVHAKEAVPLGISKAIFGMDTLLTGTWTVVDPILVATPLAMVVAVVVSLATKPPSKEHLETCYSNQK; from the coding sequence ATGGCAGTCAGTACCCCTCTGCTTGGAGTTATTGTACTTGTATATCTGATGATAATTTTCTACCTGGGATTATTAGGATACAAGAAAACAAAACAGATCGATGACTACATGGTCGCCGGACGAACGATCCATCCTTATATTCTTGCACTTTCCTATGGTGCGACTTTTATCAGTACATCTGCGATCGTCGGTTTTGGCGGTGCAGCAGGTGCTCTTGGCATGGGTCTGCTCTGGCTTGCAGTGATGAACATCATTGTCGGTATCTTCATCGCTTTTGTCATATTTGGAAAAAGAACAAGAAGCATTGGTGCCCGTCTCAATGCTGTCACATTCCCGGAATTGCTTGGAAAACGTTTCCAGTCCCGGTTCATCCAGGGATTCTCCGGAGCGCTGATCGGCGTGTTCATGCCACTTTATGCAGGTATCGTCCTGATCGGTGGAGCTCGTTTTGTTGAAACCACACTTGGAGTGAACTACGATATTGCAGTTCTTATCCTTACGATCATAGTAGCAGCTTACGTCATTACAGGCGGACTTATTGCTGTAATGTATACCGATGCATTGCAGGGTGCTTTCATGTTCGTTGGTATGATAATCCTGCTTGCACTGACATATGTCAAACTCGGAGGTGTCACTGCAGCACACGAAGCACTTTCAGGCATGTCAAGTCTTGTTCCTGAATCCCTTGCTGCGGGAGGTCATCTTGGATGGACCGCGATGCCGGCTTTCGGTACGCCCATCTGGTGGACGCTGATTTCAACTCTCGTTCTTGGAGTAGGGATCGGCGTACTGGCACAGCCTCAGCTTGCTGTCAGGTTTATGACAGTTGAGAACGACAAGGCACTAAATCGTGCTGTCTTCGTAGGAGGACCATTTATCCTGATGATGACCGGTGTGGCCTTTACCGTAGGAGCCCTCTCAAATGTCTATTTCCAGAAGACACAGGGGCTTATTTCAGTAGCAGCAGCAAAAGGGAACACTGACCTCATTATGCCGGAATATATCAATGGTGCAATGCCGGAATTGTTCGTTGTTCTCTTCATGCTGACACTACTTGCAGCTGCAATGTCTACACTGAGCTCACAGTTCCATACAATGGGAACCGCTATAGGACATGACCTCTACCGCGAGTATATCAAGAAAGGAGAGATCGGAAACACGGTGAACATCACAAGACTTGGTATTGCAGTGACGATACTTGCAAGTGTCATCCTGGCCTACATACTTCCAATAAGTATCATTGCAAGAGCAACAGCGATCTTCTTCGGGTTGTGTGCAGCAGCATTCCTTCCAATGTACATCGGTGCATTGTTCTGGAAGAGAATGACAAAAGAAGGTGCTATCGCAAGTATGCTTGTAGGTACAGTAAGCAGCCTTTTCTGGCTGACATTCGTCCATGCAAAGGAAGCAGTCCCCCTCGGCATATCAAAAGCGATCTTCGGAATGGACACATTGCTCACAGGAACATGGACAGTTGTTGACCCTATCCTCGTAGCAACCCCCCTTGCAATGGTCGTCGCAGTGGTTGTCAGCCTTGCCACAAAGCCTCCATCGAAGGAGCACCTTGAGACTTGTTACAGCAATCAGAAATAA
- a CDS encoding DUF2117 family protein — translation MKIGVVIHGPEVIDSGHAKHILEILSGMGKVTAKLGGTMGKIAVMDAHMEDLIDIKESLKPSNAIDSLLGNCDAVFLLNHGKTPENGVEFGSIVMSRLSDRNLNPIIQIESPGCEDSSVIYWNDEGYSLATKMGDLLAMPVSEGQDHGDVDISTVGTKTMRKIRGVHTGELIMIEGFVIGKAISEDVSIVVENGFVTGLEGGIIKEHGLEKLHMYESLEPLDIRKAWVKTGAIRRSLPEVGIGPKKCHTLIHESNSSLMATLIDHLAERSIELAEGCKCAITVGDDTTAIAGDILYRLHIPVIGITDGDPDGFSHTAHFYPGSLVLQLEPGWDDIIGKLIRKKLFDGNDRARFDSFENMRENVLEIVGEKLVLLTNY, via the coding sequence ATGAAAATAGGTGTTGTTATCCACGGACCTGAAGTTATCGATTCCGGTCATGCAAAACATATACTGGAGATTCTCTCAGGCATGGGGAAAGTCACTGCGAAGCTTGGTGGCACAATGGGAAAGATCGCAGTCATGGATGCACACATGGAAGACCTTATAGATATTAAGGAAAGCCTCAAACCCAGTAATGCTATTGATTCCCTTCTTGGCAACTGTGACGCTGTTTTCCTGCTCAATCATGGGAAAACGCCAGAGAATGGGGTTGAATTTGGCAGTATTGTAATGTCCAGGCTTTCTGACAGGAACCTCAACCCCATCATCCAGATAGAAAGCCCGGGATGTGAAGATAGCAGCGTGATCTACTGGAATGATGAAGGTTACAGTCTCGCAACAAAAATGGGAGATCTGCTTGCAATGCCAGTATCTGAAGGTCAGGATCACGGGGATGTTGATATCTCGACTGTAGGCACAAAGACCATGAGAAAAATACGAGGAGTTCATACCGGCGAGCTTATCATGATAGAAGGATTCGTCATTGGTAAAGCTATTTCCGAGGATGTATCCATTGTAGTGGAAAACGGTTTTGTAACAGGATTAGAGGGCGGCATAATCAAAGAGCATGGACTTGAGAAACTACACATGTACGAATCCTTGGAACCACTTGATATCAGGAAAGCCTGGGTTAAGACCGGCGCTATAAGACGCAGTTTGCCTGAAGTTGGGATCGGACCAAAAAAATGCCATACATTGATCCATGAAAGCAACTCTTCCCTCATGGCTACTTTGATCGATCATCTAGCAGAGCGATCCATAGAACTTGCCGAAGGATGTAAATGTGCCATCACTGTAGGTGATGATACGACTGCAATAGCAGGTGATATTCTCTACAGGTTGCATATTCCTGTAATTGGGATCACTGATGGAGATCCCGATGGTTTTTCACACACTGCACACTTTTATCCGGGATCTCTTGTCCTGCAACTTGAGCCGGGATGGGATGATATTATCGGGAAACTTATACGCAAGAAACTTTTCGATGGCAATGATCGTGCAAGATTTGATAGCTTTGAAAATATGCGAGAAAACGTTCTGGAAATCGTCGGGGAAAAACTGGTGCTGTTGACCAATTATTGA
- a CDS encoding MoaD/ThiS family protein: MSPQVEVKIFPESPEGQIIDVPDGATYEDLLKILDINQELVILLNNGQAVPIDGTVDAGTITILRAISGG; the protein is encoded by the coding sequence TTGAGTCCGCAAGTAGAAGTGAAGATATTTCCTGAAAGTCCGGAAGGACAGATCATAGATGTTCCTGATGGAGCAACCTATGAAGACCTGTTAAAAATTCTGGATATAAATCAGGAGCTAGTAATATTATTAAACAACGGTCAGGCTGTTCCCATTGATGGGACAGTCGATGCCGGAACAATAACTATTCTCAGGGCGATATCAGGCGGCTGA
- a CDS encoding beta-CASP ribonuclease aCPSF1: protein MAIEDVLSDLKKKIEEKVPDGTTITSVEFEGPQLVVYTEDPKNFADNGHIVRNLAKALRTRIVVRPDPKVLVPPEDAIEKIKDTVPKDSILTNFHFDPDVGEVVIEAEKPGLVIGKHGETLREITKKIGWTPKVVRTPPIKSRTVNNIREFMRTNHKDRKEILKTVGRNIHRECTSKDKWVRVTSLGGCKEVGRSCFLLSTPESKVLIDCGVNVGSDDNMTPYLYLPEVQPLNQIDAVVITHAHLDHQGLVPLLYKYGYEGPIYCTSPTRDMMVLLQLDYIDVAAKDGKRIPYESSNVRDGLKHTIALDFEEVTDIAPDIKLTFHNAGHIIGSAISHFHIGDGLHNVVITGDYKYGPTRLFDPAVNKFPRVETVITESTYGASSATQPSLKEAEKNLQQIVKKTIANNGIVLIPAFAVGRSQEVMIVLEDAIRKGIIDDIPVYLDGMIWEATAIHATYPEYLNNNLRKLIFQKGQNPFLAECFKPVDSHDLRKKIINDPHPCVILSTSGMMNAGPVMEYFKAFAPDPNNTLVFVGYQADGTLGRRIQKGWKEIPLSSKNGAEVVQMNMDVEVVDGFSGHSDRKQLMDFFKKMKPQPERVFTEHGDERSCIDLASSLHKKYRLETRALTNLETVRLV, encoded by the coding sequence ATGGCAATAGAAGATGTACTATCTGACCTAAAAAAGAAAATAGAAGAAAAGGTCCCTGATGGAACTACCATCACCAGTGTTGAGTTTGAGGGACCTCAACTTGTTGTTTATACTGAGGATCCTAAAAATTTTGCAGACAATGGTCATATCGTAAGGAACCTTGCAAAAGCTCTTCGAACAAGGATAGTCGTTCGTCCGGACCCTAAGGTCTTAGTTCCTCCAGAGGATGCTATCGAAAAGATAAAAGATACCGTTCCAAAGGATTCCATTCTAACTAATTTTCACTTTGATCCTGATGTGGGAGAAGTGGTCATAGAAGCGGAGAAACCCGGACTTGTGATAGGTAAGCACGGAGAGACACTCCGTGAGATCACAAAGAAGATCGGCTGGACACCAAAGGTTGTCCGCACGCCGCCGATCAAATCCCGAACTGTTAATAACATCAGGGAATTTATGAGAACCAACCACAAGGACCGTAAAGAGATCCTTAAGACAGTTGGTCGCAATATTCACAGGGAATGTACCTCAAAGGATAAGTGGGTAAGGGTTACATCACTGGGCGGTTGTAAAGAAGTAGGAAGAAGTTGTTTCCTTTTATCAACTCCTGAGTCAAAGGTCCTGATCGATTGTGGTGTGAACGTTGGTTCAGACGACAATATGACTCCATACCTCTATTTACCTGAAGTACAGCCACTTAACCAGATCGATGCGGTTGTAATTACACATGCTCACCTTGACCACCAGGGACTTGTTCCTCTACTTTACAAATATGGATATGAAGGTCCTATTTACTGCACATCACCTACAAGGGATATGATGGTGCTCTTACAGCTGGATTATATCGATGTAGCTGCAAAAGATGGTAAAAGGATACCTTACGAGTCTTCAAATGTGCGTGACGGACTTAAACACACCATTGCACTTGATTTCGAAGAGGTCACCGATATTGCACCTGATATCAAGCTCACATTCCACAATGCCGGCCATATCATTGGTTCAGCAATATCACATTTCCATATTGGTGATGGTCTTCACAATGTTGTTATCACCGGTGACTACAAGTACGGTCCGACAAGGCTCTTTGACCCGGCTGTCAACAAATTCCCGCGTGTTGAGACCGTTATAACAGAATCGACCTATGGTGCATCCTCGGCAACACAACCATCCCTTAAAGAAGCTGAGAAGAATCTTCAGCAGATCGTCAAAAAGACAATTGCCAATAATGGTATTGTACTGATACCTGCGTTTGCTGTTGGAAGAAGCCAGGAAGTCATGATAGTTCTTGAAGATGCTATCAGGAAAGGCATAATTGACGATATTCCTGTCTACCTTGATGGTATGATATGGGAGGCTACAGCAATCCATGCGACCTATCCGGAATACCTGAACAATAACCTCAGGAAGCTCATTTTCCAGAAAGGACAGAATCCGTTCCTTGCAGAATGCTTCAAGCCGGTAGATTCCCATGACCTTCGAAAGAAGATCATCAATGATCCACACCCATGCGTTATCCTCTCAACCTCCGGTATGATGAATGCAGGTCCTGTTATGGAATATTTCAAGGCATTTGCACCTGATCCTAACAACACTCTTGTGTTCGTCGGTTACCAGGCAGATGGTACCCTTGGAAGACGTATCCAGAAAGGCTGGAAGGAGATCCCGCTCTCATCCAAGAACGGAGCTGAAGTTGTCCAGATGAATATGGATGTGGAGGTGGTCGATGGTTTCTCAGGTCACTCTGACAGAAAACAGCTGATGGACTTCTTCAAGAAGATGAAGCCACAGCCAGAGCGTGTTTTCACTGAGCACGGTGATGAACGTTCATGCATTGATCTTGCAAGTTCATTGCACAAGAAATATCGCCTTGAAACAAGAGCACTTACAAACCTTGAGACTGTAAGGCTTGTTTGA
- a CDS encoding transcriptional regulator protein yields MISFGGKQLSESNEEIVESLKSLGMTRNLATTIAYLSNVKEASSQEIEMSTGLRQPEVSVAMREMRENSWISVHNEKVTGKGRPTKIYSLTTPFAKIIKHYEEKIREENEARMRIINKLKTLAK; encoded by the coding sequence ATGATAAGCTTTGGTGGAAAGCAATTGAGTGAATCCAACGAGGAGATCGTGGAGTCTCTAAAGAGTCTTGGAATGACAAGGAATCTTGCTACGACCATTGCATATCTATCAAATGTGAAAGAAGCCTCTTCGCAGGAGATAGAAATGAGCACAGGTCTTCGTCAACCCGAAGTCAGTGTTGCAATGAGAGAAATGAGAGAGAACTCCTGGATATCAGTTCATAATGAGAAGGTGACCGGCAAAGGAAGACCTACAAAGATCTATTCTTTAACAACTCCTTTTGCAAAGATCATTAAACATTATGAAGAAAAGATCCGTGAGGAAAACGAAGCAAGAATGCGCATAATCAACAAACTGAAAACTCTTGCCAAATAA
- a CDS encoding molybdopterin synthase: MKVISVIGYKNTGKTTLVTKLVQELSKLGRVGTAKMMLDHRLDDPKTDTGKHFDAGADMVTAITNSELVSIQRDPSVEKAIDALADAGMDFAVVEGAKNNSIAKILLGDVDEDVQNVIAKLPARSDWDLDKLVELIKEQPDHVTLDLLLKQIKETPGIEKVGGIGSFTGIVRVDNEDFRTSQLEFESYKTAADASIQKIREEIMQQEGIIDVLIHHKVGTIKPLEDIVYIVVAAGHRQQLFPALAETLERVKSEVPIWKKEITVDGNFWVHDHA, encoded by the coding sequence ATGAAAGTCATCTCAGTAATAGGATACAAGAATACAGGAAAAACAACCCTTGTTACAAAGCTGGTTCAAGAGCTTTCAAAACTTGGTCGTGTGGGAACAGCCAAAATGATGCTTGACCATCGCCTTGATGATCCGAAAACTGATACAGGCAAACATTTCGATGCCGGAGCTGACATGGTCACAGCTATAACCAACAGTGAGCTTGTTTCCATCCAGCGTGACCCTTCTGTTGAGAAGGCCATCGATGCTCTTGCAGACGCAGGAATGGACTTTGCTGTGGTAGAAGGTGCAAAGAACAACTCTATTGCGAAGATATTACTGGGAGATGTGGATGAGGATGTTCAAAATGTGATTGCAAAGCTTCCTGCAAGGTCTGACTGGGATCTTGACAAGCTTGTGGAGCTGATAAAGGAACAGCCTGACCATGTGACACTTGACCTGCTTCTCAAGCAGATAAAGGAGACTCCTGGGATAGAAAAGGTAGGCGGGATAGGAAGCTTTACCGGGATTGTACGTGTGGACAATGAGGACTTCAGGACCAGCCAGCTCGAGTTCGAGAGTTATAAAACGGCTGCTGATGCAAGCATTCAGAAGATCCGCGAAGAGATCATGCAGCAGGAAGGCATCATAGACGTGCTGATCCATCACAAGGTCGGCACTATTAAACCTCTGGAGGATATTGTGTACATCGTCGTGGCAGCTGGCCACAGGCAGCAGCTTTTCCCGGCTCTTGCAGAGACACTTGAAAGAGTGAAGTCAGAAGTACCAATCTGGAAGAAAGAGATCACTGTTGACGGTAACTTCTGGGTACACGACCATGCCTGA
- a CDS encoding transcription factor, protein MTDLNDPVVRGYLIQLMGEEGLEMIEKMPEGEVTDEQIAEATGVMLNIVRRTLFIMNENKLAICRRERDSSSGWLTYLWQLDLSDIESHLAKEKKRLFKNLQLRLESEEDNVFYTCPEGCVRFQFNDASECEFLCPACGEDLMFEDNSPMVEKLTKRLEELKTSNP, encoded by the coding sequence TTGACAGATTTAAATGATCCAGTTGTCCGAGGATATCTGATACAATTAATGGGTGAAGAAGGGCTTGAGATGATCGAGAAGATGCCTGAGGGCGAGGTCACTGACGAGCAGATCGCCGAAGCAACCGGTGTTATGCTCAACATTGTCAGGAGAACACTTTTCATCATGAACGAGAACAAGCTTGCGATCTGCAGAAGGGAGCGTGATTCCAGCAGTGGATGGCTTACTTACCTGTGGCAGCTCGATCTTAGTGACATTGAGTCCCATCTTGCAAAAGAAAAAAAGAGACTTTTCAAGAACCTTCAGTTACGTCTTGAATCTGAAGAAGATAATGTATTCTACACATGTCCTGAAGGATGTGTAAGGTTCCAGTTCAATGATGCAAGTGAATGTGAGTTCCTTTGCCCTGCATGTGGTGAGGATCTTATGTTCGAAGATAATTCACCTATGGTCGAAAAGCTCACAAAACGTCTTGAAGAGCTAAAAACCAGCAATCCATGA
- a CDS encoding TIGR00295 family protein, with amino-acid sequence MISPSDALKILVEAGCAANVIRHCQVVSKKAVEIAAAYRGSGKDVDLGIVELGALLHDIGRCRTHGIRHALEGALIAEDLDLDPRLVRIIRNHIGAGITCQEASLLGLPEDNYLPVSIEEKIVSHADNLVMGEETVTISRCIQRMKDRGMSEDAIARVQDLADEVGIY; translated from the coding sequence ATGATCTCACCTTCTGATGCCCTGAAAATTCTTGTGGAAGCAGGCTGTGCAGCGAACGTTATCCGCCATTGCCAGGTGGTTTCAAAGAAGGCGGTGGAAATTGCTGCTGCATACAGGGGATCAGGTAAGGATGTAGATCTCGGGATCGTGGAACTGGGTGCCCTTCTTCATGATATTGGAAGATGTCGTACTCATGGAATAAGGCACGCTCTGGAAGGGGCATTGATCGCAGAAGATCTTGATCTTGATCCTCGGCTGGTACGTATTATAAGGAACCATATCGGTGCAGGTATAACCTGTCAGGAAGCTTCACTTCTGGGTCTTCCTGAAGACAATTACCTTCCTGTGAGCATCGAAGAGAAGATCGTGTCTCATGCTGATAATCTTGTAATGGGGGAAGAAACTGTGACCATTTCAAGATGTATCCAGCGTATGAAGGACAGAGGGATGAGTGAAGATGCTATTGCCAGGGTTCAGGATCTTGCAGATGAGGTCGGAATTTATTGA